A window of the Candidatus Ozemobacteraceae bacterium genome harbors these coding sequences:
- a CDS encoding desulfoferrodoxin, producing MIQRNEIYKCSHCGNIVEVVHGSGPVVVCCGEPMAKLVENTVDASKEKHVPVIERQNGGILVKVGSVAHPMEEKHYIEMIQLIVDNKVCTQFLKPGDKPEAFFPVSAAAVTVREYCNLHGLWKSEG from the coding sequence ATGATCCAGAGAAACGAAATATACAAGTGCTCGCACTGCGGGAACATCGTCGAGGTCGTCCACGGCAGCGGCCCGGTGGTTGTCTGCTGCGGCGAACCCATGGCGAAACTTGTCGAGAACACCGTCGACGCGTCGAAAGAGAAGCACGTTCCGGTCATCGAGCGCCAGAACGGCGGCATTCTCGTGAAGGTCGGCAGCGTCGCCCACCCGATGGAAGAGAAGCATTACATCGAGATGATCCAGCTGATCGTCGACAACAAGGTCTGCACCCAGTTTCTGAAGCCGGGCGACAAGCCCGAGGCTTTCTTCCCCGTTTCGGCCGCCGCCGTGACCGTGCGCGAATACTGCAACCTGCACGGTCTCTGGAAGAGCGAAGGCTGA
- a CDS encoding thioredoxin family protein: MKIQILGTGCAKCKKLAENAETAAKEMQLSYELVKVTNLQEIMKFGVMMTPALAVDGKVLLTGKVPEAAAIKPLLEKIQ, translated from the coding sequence ATGAAAATTCAGATTTTGGGTACGGGCTGTGCAAAATGCAAGAAGCTGGCTGAAAACGCCGAAACGGCCGCGAAGGAGATGCAGCTTTCTTACGAACTGGTGAAGGTCACCAATCTCCAGGAGATCATGAAATTCGGCGTCATGATGACGCCGGCCCTTGCCGTGGACGGGAAGGTCCTTCTGACCGGCAAGGTGCCCGAAGCGGCAGCGATCAAGCCGCTTCTCGAAAAGATTCAGTAA
- a CDS encoding thioredoxin family protein, with the protein MITPATAQEASATVETAAPAAAPVSSTIDAVQATPAPAGATGTEISATAVPTPGPRPKLVDLGAGKCIPCKKMAPILEEAKKLYEGKADIEFIDVWENRSAGEPYGIRMIPTQIFFDATGKEVFRHEGFFPMEDIQKQFESMGVTLQ; encoded by the coding sequence ATGATCACGCCCGCGACGGCGCAGGAAGCCTCTGCCACGGTCGAAACTGCAGCTCCCGCAGCAGCGCCGGTTTCATCCACGATCGATGCGGTGCAGGCGACACCGGCCCCCGCCGGTGCAACCGGCACGGAAATCTCCGCAACGGCCGTTCCGACCCCTGGCCCGAGGCCGAAACTGGTCGATCTCGGAGCGGGGAAGTGCATTCCCTGCAAGAAAATGGCCCCGATCCTCGAAGAGGCGAAGAAGCTGTATGAGGGGAAGGCCGATATCGAATTCATCGATGTCTGGGAGAACAGATCGGCCGGCGAGCCATACGGCATCCGCATGATTCCGACACAGATCTTCTTCGACGCAACGGGCAAGGAAGTCTTTCGGCATGAAGGCTTCTTCCCGATGGAAGACATCCAGAAACAATTCGAAAGCATGGGTGTGACACTGCAATAA
- the arsM gene encoding arsenite methyltransferase, with protein MGKSVPQIDPEAIRERVRNGYAAIAVGTTSSCCGSGAAGSTSCCGAAAPEKLARDLGYDEAELAVLPEGANMGLSCGNPAAIAALNPGETVLDLGSGGGFDVFVAGRRVGATGRVIGIDMTPEMLAKARKNIASYTKNTGFANVEFRLGEIEHLPVADASVDVVISNCVLNLSPDKPQVWRDIARVLKPGGRAAISDIALVQALPEALKHSIAALVGCIAGAIEIRETERLIREAGLETVEVIQKPQAIAAMTSGNDPMFKEVLAALPAGKALTDFVTSIVITARKPG; from the coding sequence ATGGGAAAGAGTGTTCCACAGATAGATCCGGAAGCCATCAGGGAGCGCGTGAGAAACGGGTATGCGGCGATTGCCGTGGGAACCACGTCCTCCTGCTGCGGCTCGGGCGCGGCAGGCAGCACGAGTTGCTGCGGCGCGGCCGCCCCGGAAAAACTGGCGCGCGATCTGGGTTACGACGAGGCCGAACTGGCGGTTCTTCCGGAAGGAGCCAACATGGGCCTGTCCTGCGGGAATCCTGCCGCGATCGCAGCGCTGAATCCCGGCGAAACCGTTCTCGACCTCGGGAGCGGCGGGGGGTTCGACGTGTTCGTCGCGGGGCGCAGAGTCGGAGCGACCGGCCGCGTCATCGGCATCGACATGACCCCCGAGATGCTCGCAAAAGCACGGAAGAATATCGCTTCTTATACAAAAAATACCGGTTTCGCCAACGTCGAGTTCCGTCTCGGCGAAATCGAGCACCTGCCCGTGGCGGATGCATCGGTCGACGTCGTGATCTCCAACTGCGTTTTGAATCTTTCGCCCGACAAACCGCAGGTCTGGCGCGATATCGCCCGCGTCCTCAAGCCGGGCGGGCGGGCCGCCATATCCGACATCGCCCTGGTCCAGGCGTTGCCCGAAGCACTGAAACACTCCATCGCCGCTCTTGTCGGTTGTATTGCCGGCGCCATTGAAATTCGCGAAACAGAACGGCTGATTCGCGAGGCGGGCCTCGAGACCGTCGAAGTCATTCAGAAACCCCAGGCAATCGCGGCAATGACGAGCGGCAACGATCCGATGTTCAAGGAGGTCCTTGCCGCCCTTCCAGCCGGAAAGGCACTCACGGATTTCGTAACCAGCATTGTCATTACAGCGCGAAAACCTGGCTGA